In Marmota flaviventris isolate mMarFla1 chromosome 17, mMarFla1.hap1, whole genome shotgun sequence, a single genomic region encodes these proteins:
- the LOC114082032 gene encoding transmembrane 4 L6 family member 5-like codes for MNPKMYSHSVGLSLITLSLVCIGANALLLVPDGKTWSPEQLSLQVLLMPGFIGGGLMVLCPGITAALAEARHPDWITCSCWCSVFGMLGAIYCLSVSGVGLRIGPKCSMYGMWDYHFQETLGAYLKNYASWNFCEEPPNVVSWNVTLFSLLVVASCLEILLCGIHLVNTFILYFVNMYRL; via the exons ATGAACCCCAAAATGTATAGCCACTCTGTGGGACTCTCCCTAATAACTCTTTCCCTAGTCTGCATTGGGGCCAATGCCCTCCTGCTGGTGCCTGATGGAAAGACCTGGAGCCCTGAACAACTCAGCTTGCAAGTCCTGCTCATGCCTGGCTTTATCGGCGGGGGATTGATG GTACTATGTCCTGGAATCACAGCAGCTCTGGCAGAGGCTAGACATCCTGACTGG ATTACATGTTCCTGCTGGTGCTCAGTCTTTGGAATGCTTGGTGCCATCTACTGCCTCTCTGTGTCCGGAGTCGGCCTCAGAATTGGACCCAAATGCTCAATGTATGGCATGTGGGACTACCACTTCCAAGAAACCTT AGGCGCTTACTTGAAGAACTATGCTTCCTGGAATTTCTGCGAGGAACCACCCAACGTGGTGTCCTGGAATGTGACACTGTTCTCCTTGCTGGTAGTTGCCTCATGCCTGGAGATTCTGCTGTGTGGCATACACCTGGTGAACACTTTTATTCTATACTTTGTGAACATGTATAGACTATAG